In the Kaistella sp. 97-N-M2 genome, one interval contains:
- the hemN gene encoding oxygen-independent coproporphyrinogen III oxidase yields the protein MNSLIDKYNIPGPRYTSYPTVPFWDEASFTGDFWQQSVLRTFNETNDSEGISVYIHLPFCEALCTFCACHKRITKQHSVETPYLETVLKEWDLYVKLFGRTPKIKELHLGGGTPTFFSPENLRILLEGIFSKAEIAEHPEFSFEGHPNNTTKAHLQTLYDLGFRRCSFGVQDYDPVVQKAINRIQPFENVKNVTEWAREIGYKGVSHDLVFGLPFHTWEKMEYSIRKTLELKPDRLAFYSYAHVPWIKGVGQRGFDENDLPSGEEKRKLYENGKKLLQELGYIEVGMDHFALEHDDLYQSMLSGDIHRNFMGYSSSKTQLMVGLGMSAISDSWYAFAQNNKSVEEYQNLVEQGIIPVVKGHILNDEDLVIRKHILNLMCRLETSWDLQTSFPEIENALNSLKEMEKDGLVEISGNKIAITDKGRAFTRNVAMTFDLRMLRNKPETRIFSMTI from the coding sequence ATGAATTCTTTAATCGATAAATACAATATTCCCGGGCCTCGTTATACTTCTTATCCCACCGTTCCTTTTTGGGATGAAGCCAGTTTTACAGGCGATTTTTGGCAGCAATCCGTCCTCCGGACTTTTAATGAAACCAACGATTCCGAAGGGATTTCCGTTTATATTCATCTTCCTTTTTGCGAAGCATTATGCACGTTTTGTGCGTGCCATAAAAGAATTACGAAGCAGCATTCCGTAGAAACGCCTTATTTGGAAACCGTTTTAAAAGAATGGGATCTCTATGTAAAATTGTTTGGCAGAACACCCAAGATTAAGGAACTCCATTTGGGTGGTGGAACACCAACATTTTTTTCGCCGGAAAATCTGAGAATTTTACTGGAAGGAATTTTCTCTAAAGCCGAAATTGCAGAACATCCGGAATTTTCTTTTGAAGGTCATCCAAATAACACGACGAAAGCGCATTTGCAAACATTGTACGATTTAGGTTTCCGTCGCTGCAGTTTCGGCGTTCAGGATTATGATCCCGTTGTTCAAAAAGCCATCAACAGAATTCAGCCCTTCGAAAACGTGAAAAATGTGACGGAATGGGCAAGAGAAATCGGATACAAAGGCGTTTCCCACGATTTGGTATTCGGCCTTCCCTTTCATACCTGGGAAAAAATGGAATATTCCATCCGCAAAACTTTGGAATTAAAACCGGACCGGTTGGCGTTCTACTCTTACGCGCACGTTCCCTGGATCAAAGGCGTGGGACAAAGAGGTTTCGATGAAAATGATTTGCCGAGTGGCGAAGAAAAAAGAAAACTTTACGAAAACGGAAAAAAATTACTGCAGGAATTAGGATATATTGAGGTGGGAATGGATCATTTCGCGCTGGAGCACGACGATCTTTACCAGTCGATGTTGTCAGGAGATATTCACCGGAATTTTATGGGCTATTCTTCCAGCAAAACGCAATTGATGGTCGGTTTGGGAATGTCGGCAATTTCTGATTCCTGGTATGCCTTTGCGCAGAATAACAAAAGTGTCGAGGAATATCAGAATTTGGTGGAGCAGGGAATTATACCCGTGGTTAAAGGTCATATTCTAAACGATGAAGATCTGGTCATCCGGAAACATATTTTGAATTTAATGTGTCGCCTGGAAACCTCCTGGGATTTGCAAACCAGCTTCCCCGAAATCGAAAATGCTTTAAATTCCTTAAAAGAAATGGAAAAAGACGGTTTGGTTGAAATCTCCGGAAACAAAATTGCCATTACGGACAAAGGACGAGCTTTTACGAGAAATGTCGCGATGACTTTCGACTTAAGAATGCTTCGGAACAAACCCGAAACCCGAATTTTTTCGATGACCATTTAA
- the dapF gene encoding diaminopimelate epimerase, with product MQKTVEFHKYQGTGNDFVMIDNRDLDFPKDKDLIEKLCDRRFGIGGDGLILLENDENADFKMVYYNSDGNESTMCGNGGRCIVAFANFLDIFEMKTTFEAIDGLHEAEIHNGTVKLKMIDVDSIKNIGGDFELNTGSPHYVTFVEKLKDYKVYENGNKIRNSASYSTEGINVNFVEEVGENEIFIRTYERGVEDETFSCGTGVTAAALVYFKDKNETSVNVKVLGGKLKVYADKVGENYTNIWLEGPATQVFKGKINL from the coding sequence ATGCAAAAAACTGTAGAATTTCACAAATACCAAGGTACTGGAAACGATTTCGTTATGATCGACAATCGTGATCTTGACTTTCCGAAAGACAAAGACCTCATCGAAAAATTGTGCGACCGCCGTTTCGGTATTGGTGGCGATGGTTTAATTCTTCTGGAAAATGACGAGAATGCCGATTTCAAAATGGTTTATTACAATTCCGACGGAAACGAAAGCACCATGTGCGGAAACGGTGGACGGTGCATTGTCGCTTTTGCGAATTTTCTGGATATTTTTGAGATGAAAACCACTTTCGAAGCTATTGATGGTTTGCACGAAGCGGAAATCCACAACGGCACCGTAAAACTGAAAATGATCGACGTAGATTCCATTAAAAATATCGGCGGCGATTTTGAGTTGAATACCGGTTCGCCACATTACGTAACCTTCGTCGAAAAGTTAAAGGATTATAAAGTTTACGAAAATGGTAACAAAATCCGAAATTCTGCGTCTTATTCCACAGAAGGAATCAATGTTAATTTTGTAGAGGAAGTCGGCGAAAACGAGATTTTTATCAGAACCTACGAACGCGGCGTGGAAGATGAAACGTTCAGTTGCGGAACCGGCGTAACGGCTGCGGCCCTGGTTTATTTTAAAGATAAAAACGAAACCTCGGTGAATGTAAAAGTTTTGGGTGGAAAGCTAAAAGTTTATGCTGACAAAGTAGGCGAAAACTACACAAACATTTGGCTGGAAGGTCCGGCAACACAGGTTTTCAAAGGAAAAATTAATTTATAG
- a CDS encoding TonB-dependent receptor domain-containing protein, producing the protein MRNRIEISSIIRKRTLGLTLVLGAASLAFAQQKVNVSGTIVDKQNNAVPYASVSFSNKADKLFSDATLTDEKGAYQLALAPGNYDITIEAIDFKKGTLNRQIAAAGSLGSFSVEPENSITNTKTSDIQGVVITAQAVKAYRVEIDKKVYDPSLDIVAKGGNLQDVLANVPSVDVDTDGTVSMRGNSNVRFLINGKPSSMLGIDDGANALQSIPADQIERIEVITNPSSKYEASGTAGILNIILKKSKKVGFNGSVEGTLGYLPTSRLNTNLSWRKGAWTYYVNGGGGYSRNKSTNNSEFNSFLNPETLNDGFSLKSVQTGINKGENKNYNVTTGFLVDLTDKSTLNASVMFRNFNNESTGETNYFDNIIIKNRLDPAYPNVAYTLEDQYTNRLNVGTSRNNSFQADLGFDQKIGDKGQLITLATSYQKNKSDGNSVTTENGFDNEKDVPTTLLNNILTQSDNTTFLAKADYELPIGESSKLEAGARFDSNKNDYDYYVDESENNGPVAILPDFTSDTSYNESILAGYVQFKSKINNFGYQLGLRAENTDINVNFKKLNDVAKIDVDKNYLKFFPSVFLSYDLDKNNQLLLNYSRRINRPRSFFLIPFMSYNNNRNLFNGNPNLDPTYENSFELGYNLSKSKVTFNPTLYFKKSEDEVNFYQYSGVNDDGNTVIYTMPVNAGTEAQYGLDVNATYDPFKWWKIMGSADLFGYKNEGSYNLFPDDPTKEIDFSGDGFSTRFRLTNTFKPTKTTSFQIQGFYRGAQNTVQQKREPMYAVNLGASQTIWKGSGTISFNIQDIFNTRARENFQTTATYSQYSYMQWQPRQFSISLSYRFKQGDKIDQPKRRKDINSNAAGDEDQGPM; encoded by the coding sequence ATGAGGAACAGAATTGAGATTTCATCAATTATCAGAAAAAGGACATTAGGGTTAACTCTTGTCTTAGGGGCAGCAAGTTTAGCCTTTGCACAACAAAAAGTAAACGTCAGCGGAACCATCGTAGATAAGCAAAACAACGCGGTGCCCTATGCGTCGGTATCTTTCAGCAACAAAGCGGACAAACTTTTCAGCGATGCCACTTTAACGGACGAAAAAGGAGCATATCAGCTCGCGCTGGCACCTGGTAATTACGATATTACCATTGAGGCGATCGATTTTAAAAAAGGTACGCTTAACAGACAAATTGCCGCGGCAGGAAGTTTAGGAAGTTTTTCTGTGGAACCGGAAAACTCTATTACCAATACGAAAACATCAGATATTCAGGGGGTTGTAATTACTGCACAGGCGGTAAAAGCGTACCGTGTAGAAATCGACAAAAAGGTGTACGATCCTTCTTTAGACATCGTGGCTAAAGGTGGAAATCTTCAGGATGTTTTAGCCAACGTGCCCTCGGTTGATGTTGATACGGACGGAACAGTATCGATGCGCGGAAACTCGAACGTGCGGTTTTTGATCAACGGGAAGCCTTCCTCCATGCTGGGAATTGATGATGGCGCAAATGCACTACAATCCATTCCGGCGGATCAGATTGAACGAATTGAAGTTATTACCAATCCGTCCTCCAAATATGAAGCAAGCGGCACGGCCGGTATTTTAAATATCATTCTGAAAAAATCGAAAAAAGTAGGTTTCAACGGAAGTGTGGAGGGAACTTTAGGTTATTTGCCCACTTCCAGACTGAACACCAATTTAAGCTGGAGAAAAGGCGCCTGGACGTATTACGTTAACGGTGGCGGTGGCTACAGCAGAAATAAGTCGACCAATAATTCAGAATTCAATTCTTTTCTTAACCCGGAAACTCTGAACGACGGCTTCTCCCTGAAATCGGTACAAACCGGTATTAATAAAGGGGAAAATAAAAATTACAACGTTACAACAGGATTTTTGGTAGATCTTACCGATAAATCGACCTTGAACGCCTCTGTGATGTTTAGAAATTTTAATAACGAATCTACCGGAGAGACCAATTATTTCGATAACATCATTATAAAAAACAGATTGGATCCTGCATATCCAAATGTTGCGTATACCTTAGAGGATCAGTATACCAACCGCCTGAATGTGGGAACGAGCAGAAATAATTCTTTTCAGGCAGATTTAGGTTTCGACCAAAAAATCGGTGATAAAGGACAGCTTATTACGCTCGCTACAAGTTATCAGAAAAACAAAAGCGATGGAAATTCCGTAACAACAGAAAATGGTTTCGATAACGAAAAGGATGTGCCGACAACGCTGCTGAACAATATTCTTACCCAATCCGACAACACGACGTTTTTAGCCAAGGCAGATTATGAACTTCCGATTGGTGAATCGTCTAAACTTGAAGCAGGCGCCCGTTTCGATTCCAACAAAAATGATTACGATTATTATGTAGATGAAAGTGAAAATAACGGTCCGGTGGCTATTTTACCGGATTTCACGAGTGATACTTCTTATAACGAAAGCATCCTTGCGGGTTATGTGCAGTTTAAAAGCAAAATAAACAATTTTGGCTATCAGTTAGGTTTGCGCGCGGAAAATACAGACATCAATGTTAATTTTAAAAAATTAAATGATGTGGCGAAAATTGACGTTGATAAAAACTACCTTAAATTTTTCCCGAGTGTATTTTTAAGTTACGATCTGGATAAAAACAATCAGTTGTTATTAAACTACTCGCGAAGAATTAACCGTCCGCGGTCCTTCTTCCTCATTCCCTTTATGTCGTATAACAACAACCGTAACCTTTTCAACGGTAATCCAAATTTAGATCCGACTTATGAAAACTCCTTTGAATTAGGGTACAACTTATCGAAAAGTAAAGTTACTTTCAACCCGACCTTATACTTCAAAAAATCGGAAGATGAAGTGAACTTTTACCAGTATTCCGGCGTTAACGACGATGGAAATACAGTAATTTACACGATGCCTGTGAATGCAGGAACCGAAGCCCAGTACGGGTTAGATGTGAATGCGACTTACGATCCCTTCAAATGGTGGAAAATTATGGGAAGTGCAGATCTGTTCGGCTATAAAAACGAAGGTTCGTATAATCTTTTCCCGGATGATCCCACAAAAGAGATCGATTTTTCCGGCGATGGCTTTTCCACAAGATTCCGCTTAACCAACACGTTTAAGCCAACGAAAACCACAAGTTTTCAGATTCAGGGCTTTTATCGTGGCGCGCAAAACACCGTTCAACAGAAAAGGGAACCGATGTATGCTGTTAATTTAGGAGCCAGCCAAACCATTTGGAAAGGCAGCGGAACGATCTCATTCAACATTCAGGATATTTTCAATACCCGGGCGCGGGAAAATTTCCAGACTACAGCGACTTACTCGCAGTATAGTTATATGCAGTGGCAACCACGCCAGTTCAGCATTTCTTTGAGCTACCGTTTCAAACAGGGCGATAAAATAGATCAGCCAAAACGCAGAAAAGACATTAACAGCAATGCTGCGGGAGACGAGGATCAAGGCCCAATGTAA
- a CDS encoding glycosyl hydrolase yields MSLKDSADKVQTRLSEKKLEFRTLAQSPEYFYAVNILSPAYFYKINKKTLKTSILLTDNKKTAFFDAFVFDRYDRGVAVSDPNEKGRGNPIIILKSVNPHNQAKTNFPTYFPGEAHFAASNTNIAVKSGKVWIATGGTHARIFKFSWSNPLKWEAFETPFVQGTSSTGIYSIDFYDKNFGVAVGGDYTKQAENINNIATTHDGGKTWQIQASGKNGGYKTCVKFRPNSKGKDIIAVGDQNIEFSADYGKTWKTISEEKGLYVCDWIDENTLVFAGKDRIVKMNFLPNK; encoded by the coding sequence GTGAGTTTAAAGGATTCTGCAGATAAAGTGCAGACGAGATTATCGGAAAAAAAATTGGAGTTTAGAACTTTGGCGCAATCACCTGAATATTTTTATGCAGTTAATATTTTAAGTCCCGCTTACTTCTATAAAATCAACAAGAAAACACTCAAGACGTCGATTCTCCTCACAGACAATAAGAAAACGGCCTTCTTTGATGCTTTTGTTTTTGACCGATACGACAGAGGAGTTGCCGTTAGTGATCCCAATGAAAAAGGACGTGGAAATCCTATCATAATTTTGAAATCCGTTAATCCTCATAATCAGGCGAAAACTAACTTCCCAACATATTTCCCGGGTGAAGCTCATTTTGCGGCGAGCAATACCAATATCGCCGTGAAGAGCGGAAAAGTTTGGATTGCCACAGGCGGAACGCACGCACGCATTTTTAAATTTTCCTGGAGCAATCCTCTAAAGTGGGAAGCTTTTGAGACTCCTTTCGTCCAGGGAACTTCCTCCACCGGAATTTACTCCATCGACTTCTACGATAAAAACTTCGGAGTTGCCGTGGGTGGAGATTATACAAAACAAGCCGAAAACATCAACAACATCGCCACAACACACGATGGCGGTAAAACCTGGCAGATTCAGGCTTCCGGAAAAAACGGCGGCTACAAAACCTGCGTAAAATTCCGCCCCAATTCCAAAGGAAAAGATATTATTGCGGTTGGAGATCAAAACATCGAATTCTCCGCCGATTACGGCAAAACCTGGAAAACAATTTCCGAAGAAAAAGGATTATATGTCTGCGACTGGATCGATGAAAACACGCTTGTTTTCGCCGGGAAGGACAGGATTGTGAAGATGAATTTTCTCCCAAACAAATAA
- a CDS encoding amino acid permease, with amino-acid sequence MSNLWKTKSLSQLLQTADDSEKGLKRTLSAASLVALGIGAIIGAGLFSLTGIAAADNAGPAVVYSFILAALGCAFAGLCYAEFASMIPVAGSAYTYSYATMGEFMAWIIGWDLVLEYALGAATVAASWSQYVAKFMLSFGVTLPNSILHGPWDETPGYLNLPAILIICLLSLLLIKGTRESAFINNVLVILKVTVVLVFIALGWGFINPENHTPFIPINEGEVLMDQGKLGFFEFFQSDYFGHYGWSGILRGAGVVFFAFIGFDAVSTAAQEAKNPQKGMPIGIIGSLIICTILYVLFSYVLTGLENYVNFKGDASPVTTAFAKTGYTFLNSALTIAIIAGYTSVMLVMLMGQSRVFYSMSVDGLLPKFFSDVHPKSSTPWKTNLLFMVFVSLFAGFVPVSDLGHMVSIGTLFAFSLVCIGVIVMRKTNPNAVRGFRVPLVPFLPILGVVICVALMAGLPKESWERLAIWLALGLIIYFAYSKKHSKLNDQK; translated from the coding sequence ATGTCAAATCTTTGGAAAACGAAATCCCTCAGTCAGCTCTTGCAAACGGCAGACGACTCGGAAAAGGGACTTAAAAGAACATTGAGTGCAGCCTCGCTCGTGGCTCTAGGTATTGGTGCTATTATTGGAGCCGGTTTATTTTCCCTTACCGGAATTGCAGCTGCAGATAATGCAGGACCTGCCGTAGTTTACTCCTTTATATTAGCGGCTTTGGGATGTGCGTTTGCCGGCCTTTGTTATGCCGAATTTGCCTCTATGATTCCTGTTGCAGGTAGTGCTTATACTTATTCTTATGCAACAATGGGCGAATTTATGGCCTGGATTATTGGATGGGATTTGGTTTTGGAATATGCGCTGGGCGCCGCCACCGTAGCCGCTTCTTGGTCGCAGTACGTGGCCAAATTTATGCTGAGTTTTGGGGTTACTTTGCCCAATTCCATATTACACGGACCCTGGGATGAAACTCCGGGCTATTTAAATTTACCTGCGATATTAATTATCTGCCTTCTTTCTCTTCTTCTAATAAAAGGAACGCGGGAATCTGCTTTTATAAACAACGTTCTGGTGATCTTGAAAGTTACCGTTGTTTTGGTATTTATTGCTTTAGGTTGGGGCTTCATCAACCCGGAAAATCATACGCCTTTCATCCCTATTAATGAAGGTGAAGTCCTGATGGATCAGGGTAAGCTGGGATTCTTTGAGTTTTTCCAAAGCGATTATTTTGGCCATTACGGCTGGAGTGGTATTTTACGAGGAGCCGGTGTTGTATTCTTTGCCTTTATCGGTTTTGATGCCGTAAGTACCGCCGCCCAGGAAGCTAAAAATCCGCAAAAAGGAATGCCAATTGGCATCATCGGTTCATTAATTATATGTACCATTTTATATGTGCTCTTTTCTTATGTTTTAACAGGTCTGGAAAATTATGTCAACTTCAAAGGTGACGCAAGTCCGGTAACCACTGCATTTGCGAAAACGGGTTATACCTTCCTCAATTCCGCATTAACCATCGCCATTATCGCGGGATATACTTCTGTAATGTTGGTGATGCTGATGGGGCAAAGCAGGGTTTTCTACAGCATGAGTGTGGATGGTTTGCTCCCAAAATTCTTCAGCGATGTGCATCCAAAATCAAGTACACCGTGGAAAACGAATTTGCTCTTCATGGTATTTGTAAGTTTATTTGCCGGCTTTGTACCGGTTTCAGATTTGGGGCATATGGTAAGTATCGGAACTTTATTTGCGTTTTCGCTTGTCTGCATCGGAGTTATCGTCATGAGAAAAACAAATCCGAACGCAGTTCGTGGTTTCAGAGTTCCGCTTGTTCCATTTCTACCGATTTTAGGTGTTGTAATCTGTGTCGCTTTAATGGCAGGTTTACCGAAAGAAAGTTGGGAACGACTGGCGATTTGGCTGGCTTTAGGCTTAATTATTTATTTTGCATACAGTAAGAAACATTCGAAACTGAATGATCAAAAATAA
- the mltG gene encoding endolytic transglycosylase MltG, whose protein sequence is MKKSSGIISIIVLLIFLIGGYFGFQYYKKYYGNNVEKEGYVLIPHSANFNSILDSVAPYLKNKETFAEVAKTKNLNKFFNAGRYHIKSGTNNTDLVNMIKAGNQTENTFRIGDFFTVYQMVGKVAKKTELDSLKFATDLNKIATDKGYANAEDLKKYFFIDTYNFFWTVTPKEFFKKFEDQYNDFWSADRKAKEKSSGLSRDQIYALASLVFKETGGKPDEMKRVAGLYLNRYRKGMKLQSDPTVIYAVSKANNFQGETLRRVFYKHLREPSPYNTYFSAGIPPGPICIVDKNSVEAVLDAEKNDFIFMAADPEKFGFHRFTASDTEHAKNAKAYQDWLNSKNIK, encoded by the coding sequence ATGAAAAAAAGTTCAGGAATAATTTCGATCATAGTATTGCTCATTTTTTTGATCGGTGGTTATTTCGGGTTTCAGTATTACAAAAAATATTACGGAAATAATGTGGAAAAAGAAGGCTACGTTTTAATTCCGCATTCTGCGAATTTTAATAGCATTCTGGATTCTGTTGCGCCATATTTAAAGAATAAAGAAACCTTTGCAGAAGTTGCAAAAACTAAAAATCTAAATAAATTTTTCAACGCTGGCCGCTATCATATAAAATCCGGGACAAACAATACCGATCTTGTTAACATGATTAAAGCCGGAAACCAAACCGAAAACACCTTCCGGATCGGCGACTTTTTCACGGTGTATCAAATGGTGGGTAAAGTGGCAAAAAAAACAGAACTCGATTCTTTAAAGTTTGCCACAGATTTAAATAAGATCGCCACCGATAAAGGCTACGCCAATGCCGAAGATCTGAAGAAATATTTCTTCATCGATACCTACAACTTCTTCTGGACGGTAACACCAAAAGAATTTTTCAAAAAATTTGAAGATCAGTACAATGATTTTTGGAGCGCGGACCGCAAAGCGAAAGAGAAAAGTTCGGGTTTAAGCAGAGATCAGATATATGCGCTTGCGTCTTTGGTTTTTAAAGAAACCGGCGGCAAACCCGACGAAATGAAAAGAGTTGCGGGATTATATTTAAACCGGTACCGAAAAGGCATGAAACTTCAGAGCGATCCAACGGTAATTTACGCCGTGAGCAAAGCCAATAATTTTCAGGGCGAGACGCTGCGTCGCGTGTTCTACAAACATTTGCGCGAACCCTCGCCATACAACACCTATTTTTCCGCGGGAATTCCGCCCGGACCCATTTGTATCGTCGATAAAAATTCCGTGGAGGCTGTGCTGGATGCGGAAAAAAACGATTTTATCTTTATGGCCGCAGACCCGGAAAAATTTGGTTTCCACCGTTTCACGGCAAGTGACACCGAACACGCAAAAAATGCGAAGGCCTATCAGGACTGGCTGAATTCCAAAAACATCAAATAG
- the galE gene encoding UDP-glucose 4-epimerase GalE produces the protein MGTILVTGGLGYIGSHTVVELLQNNFQVIIVDDLSNSEKFILDNIEKVAGKRPVFFPFDLKRKELLSQVFDAYEIDGCINFAAFKAVGESQEKPLDYYENNLFSLINILQEFKKRNISNFIFSSSCTVYGQADAQPIDENTPLKLPESSYGKTKQMGEEILKDFATAYQKKVSLLRYFNPIGSHPTALLGELPIGVPNNLVPYVTQTASGIREKLSIWGNDYETQDGTAVRDYIYVVDLAKAHVKALQKLMNESSDTIIDIYNLGTGKGSSVLEVVEAFESANDVKVPYQICERRAGDITIAYANADKAERELGWKASTSLEEALRTTWEWQKYLESRKS, from the coding sequence ATGGGTACAATACTGGTTACCGGCGGTCTCGGTTATATTGGTTCTCACACGGTTGTAGAACTTTTACAAAATAATTTTCAAGTCATCATTGTAGATGACCTTTCCAATTCTGAAAAATTTATCCTTGATAATATTGAAAAGGTCGCAGGAAAAAGACCCGTTTTTTTTCCTTTCGATCTTAAGAGAAAAGAATTGCTTTCGCAGGTGTTCGATGCCTATGAAATTGACGGTTGTATAAATTTTGCCGCTTTTAAAGCAGTAGGAGAGAGCCAGGAAAAACCTCTGGATTATTACGAGAACAATCTATTTTCTCTCATTAATATTCTGCAGGAATTCAAAAAAAGAAATATTTCAAACTTTATCTTCAGTTCTTCCTGCACGGTTTACGGCCAGGCTGATGCGCAACCCATCGATGAAAACACGCCTTTGAAACTGCCAGAATCTTCGTACGGAAAGACAAAGCAAATGGGCGAAGAAATTTTGAAAGATTTCGCCACGGCTTATCAAAAGAAAGTTTCATTATTAAGATATTTTAACCCCATCGGATCGCATCCCACAGCACTTCTCGGAGAGTTACCCATTGGCGTTCCCAACAACTTGGTTCCGTATGTTACGCAAACTGCTTCCGGAATCCGGGAGAAGCTATCCATCTGGGGAAATGATTATGAGACCCAGGATGGCACCGCCGTTCGTGATTATATTTATGTGGTGGATCTCGCGAAAGCTCATGTAAAAGCTTTGCAGAAACTCATGAACGAATCTTCCGACACCATTATTGATATTTATAATCTCGGCACCGGAAAAGGATCCTCGGTATTAGAAGTCGTCGAGGCTTTTGAAAGCGCAAACGACGTTAAAGTTCCCTATCAGATTTGTGAAAGAAGAGCGGGCGATATTACCATCGCATATGCCAATGCCGATAAAGCCGAAAGAGAACTGGGCTGGAAAGCGTCTACTTCCCTCGAAGAAGCTTTAAGAACAACCTGGGAATGGCAGAAATATCTGGAAAGCAGAAAATCATAA
- a CDS encoding GNAT family N-acetyltransferase: MTISNSTLDDIPEIFRLYHLATEYQKAKFPGNVWPEFDEDFIATEVLENRQFKLVINHEIACIWSITYNDAQIWEEKENNDAVYLHRIATNPNFRGLNFVQIIANWAKDFGQKENRKFIRMDTCGQNDRLINHYKNAGFQFLGMKKLQDASGLQEHYQNADVCYFEIEL; the protein is encoded by the coding sequence ATGACCATCTCCAACAGCACGCTCGATGATATTCCCGAAATTTTCCGCCTCTATCACCTCGCCACCGAATATCAGAAGGCAAAATTTCCCGGCAATGTCTGGCCCGAATTCGACGAGGATTTTATCGCCACCGAAGTGCTGGAAAACCGCCAGTTCAAACTGGTAATCAATCATGAGATTGCCTGCATTTGGTCGATCACCTACAATGATGCGCAGATTTGGGAAGAAAAAGAAAATAACGATGCCGTTTATCTTCACCGGATCGCAACCAATCCAAATTTCCGCGGATTGAATTTTGTTCAAATTATCGCCAACTGGGCGAAAGATTTTGGCCAAAAAGAAAACCGAAAATTCATCCGAATGGACACCTGCGGACAAAATGATCGCCTGATCAATCACTACAAAAACGCCGGATTTCAATTTTTAGGGATGAAAAAGCTGCAGGATGCTTCGGGCCTGCAGGAGCATTATCAAAATGCCGACGTTTGTTATTTTGAAATCGAACTTTAG
- the pnuC gene encoding nicotinamide riboside transporter PnuC, producing the protein MNLHELFLKPYESYQTYQILLEAIATIFGISSVYFSIKKNIWVYPTGIISTVLYVYILFKFGLLGDMMINFYYTVMSLYGWVLWAKSSEDHVHVNVSWATKKEWIFAGILFVLSLILVTTVYYYKPFIDNLFSMQNVTLGLYHLDWANWLDVFTTAIFLVGMWFMAKRKIENWIFWIVGDLICIPMMIYKGLGITSLQYFVFTAMAVIGYLEWKKNHFAPTSP; encoded by the coding sequence ATGAATCTCCACGAACTCTTCCTCAAACCTTACGAATCTTACCAAACCTACCAAATTCTTCTCGAAGCAATTGCCACCATTTTTGGGATTTCAAGCGTTTATTTTTCCATCAAAAAAAACATTTGGGTCTATCCAACGGGAATAATTTCGACAGTACTCTATGTTTACATTCTTTTCAAATTTGGCCTGCTCGGCGATATGATGATCAACTTTTATTATACAGTGATGAGCTTGTACGGTTGGGTGTTGTGGGCAAAAAGTTCGGAAGATCATGTACACGTCAACGTTTCCTGGGCAACAAAAAAAGAATGGATCTTTGCGGGGATTTTGTTTGTTTTGAGTCTGATTTTGGTCACCACAGTTTACTACTACAAGCCATTCATCGATAATTTATTTTCCATGCAAAACGTAACCCTCGGTTTGTATCATTTGGATTGGGCCAACTGGCTGGATGTCTTCACCACGGCAATCTTTCTCGTCGGAATGTGGTTCATGGCAAAACGTAAAATTGAAAACTGGATTTTTTGGATCGTTGGCGATCTTATTTGCATTCCCATGATGATTTACAAAGGCTTAGGAATTACCTCCCTCCAGTATTTTGTTTTTACAGCCATGGCTGTTATCGGTTATTTGGAATGGAAAAAGAACCATTTCGCGCCAACTTCGCCTTAA